From one Lycium ferocissimum isolate CSIRO_LF1 chromosome 5, AGI_CSIRO_Lferr_CH_V1, whole genome shotgun sequence genomic stretch:
- the LOC132056851 gene encoding receptor-like protein kinase FERONIA — translation MTDNSKFCFLLVSVFVLLAVVVNVTSAQNYVPGDDILLNCGGPDNLPDADGRKWHTDIGSKYMLGGKSAISDAADQKPSVPQVPFMSARVFQSEFTYSFPVASGRKFVRLYFYPSSYNKLNSTNAIFDVTVGSYTLLKNFSAAQTAEALTYDYLTKEFSINVPSETLNMTFTPSPNTSNSFAFVNGIEIISHPDIYSTEDGLTFVVGQSQGAPFIIDNSTALENVYRLNVGGNVISPSGDTGMFRSWGDDAQYIFGAASGVTDTADDENVTVSYHGGTPSYIAPLDVYKTIRSMGPTAQINLQYNLSWVFSVDSGFSYLVRLHFCEITKNITKINQRVFIVYMNNQTADPAADVIAYAGGNGVTFHKDFVVQVPPGATQQDLWLALHPNTASKSNFYDAILNGIEIFKVSDTNGNLAGPNPVPVAEPDHIDPLPSKKGQSKNNKSAIGGGVGGAIAAAILIGLVVCLIKRRRKGGKVQSPSDGPSGWLPLSLYGNSHTSGSAKTNTTGSYASSLPSNLCRHFSFAEIKAATNNFDEALLLGVGGFGKVYQGEIDGGTKVAIKRGNPLSEQGVHEFQTEIEMLSKLRHRHLVSLIGYCEENCEMILVYDYMAHGTLREHLYKTQKPPLLWKQRLEICIGAARGLHYLHTGAKHTIIHRDVKTTNILLDEKWVAKVSDFGLSKTGPTLDHTHVSTVVKGSFGYLDPEYFRRQQLTDKSDVYSFGVVLFEILCARPALNPTLPKEQVSLAEWAFHCYKKGTFDQIIDPYLKGKLAPECLKKFTETAVKCVSDVGVDRPSMGDVLWNLEFALQLQESAEECGGKGFGKMDIEEGGFDDVTCKGKDASPGGYDASMTDSRSTGISMSIGGRSLASEDSDGLTPSAVFSQIMNPKGR, via the coding sequence ATGACAGACAACAGTAAATTCTGTTTTCTGTTGGTTTCCGTTTTTGTGTTGTTGGCTGTTGTAGTTAATGTGACATCGGCGCAAAACTATGTGCCCGGTGATGATATTCTGTTGAACTGTGGAGGTCCTGATAATCTTCCAGATGCAGATGGTCGGAAATGGCACACGGATATTGGGTCAAAATATATGTTGGGTGGTAAGTCAGCAATCTCTGATGCTGCTGATCAAAAGCCATCTGTCCCTCAAGTCCCTTTTATGTCTGCCCGTGTTTTCCAGTCTGAGTTCACCTATAGTTTCCCTGTAGCATCTGGTCGTAAGTTTGTGCGTCTCTATTTCTATCCCTCATCTTACAACAAGCTTAATTCTACCAATGCCATCTTTGATGTGACCGTTGGATCATATACCTTGCTTAAAAACTTCAGTGCAGCACAAACAGCTGAAGCTCTCACCTATGATTACTTGACCAAGGAGTTCTCAATCAATGTGCCATCAGAAACTTTGAACATGACTTTCACACCCTCTCCAAATACTTCAAACTCCTTTGCGTTTGTCAATGGGATTGAGATTATTTCACATCCTGATATCTATAGTACAGAAGATGGACTTACCTTCGTCGTGGGTCAGAGTCAGGGTGCCCCTTTCATCATTGACAATTCTACTGCCCTGGAAAATGTTTATCGCCTTAATGTGGGAGGCAATGTGATCTCACCATCAGGTGATACTGGTATGTTTAGGTCTTGGGGTGATGACGCACAGTATATATTTGGAGCAGCCAGCGGAGTTACAGATACTGCCGATGATGAGAATGTCACAGTAAGCTATCATGGTGGAACGCCATCGTACATTGCCCCACTTGATGTCTATAAGACAATTAGGTCAATGGGTCCAACTGCTCAAATTAACCTGCAATACAATTTGAGTTGGGTTTTCTCAGTTGATTCGGGATTCTCTTATCTTGTTAGGCTCCATTTCTGTGAAATCACTAAAAATATCACAAAAATCAACCAGAGGGTGTTTATCGTTTACATGAATAATCAGACCGCAGATCCTGCAGCAGATGTCATTGCTTATGCTGGAGGCAACGGGGTTACATTCCACAAGGATTTTGTGGTCCAAGTCCCTCCTGGGGCTACACAGCAGGATCTTTGGCTTGCGCTCCATCCAAACACAGCTTCAAAATCCAATTTTTATGATGCAATTTTGAATGGAATAGAGATTTTTAAAGTGAGTGACACCAATGGAAACCTTGCTGGGCCTAATCCTGTTCCAGTTGCAGAACCAGATCATATTGACCCTCTGCCATCCAAAAAAGGTcaatcaaaaaataataaatcagCTATTGGTGGAGGCGTTGGAGGTGCAATTGCTGCTGCAATTCTTATTGGGTTAGTTGTATGCCTTATCAAGCGCCGCCGGAAAGGTGGGAAGGTCCAAAGTCCAAGCGATGGACCGTCAGGGTGGCTCCCTCTTTCTTTGTATGGAAATTCACATACTTCTGGTTCTGCTAAGACGAACACTACAGGCAGTTATGCTTCGTCCCTCCCATCAAACCTTTGTCGTCACTTTTCATTTGCAGAGATCAAGGCAGCCACCAATAACTTTGATGAAGCTCTGCTTCTTGGGGTGGGTGGTTTTGGGAAAGTATACCAGGGAGAAATTGATGGCGGCACGAAAGTTGCTATCAAACGTGGGAATCCTCTTTCTGAACAAGGTGTTCATGAATTCCAAACGGAAATTGAAATGCTCTCGAAACTTCGCCATAGGCATCTTGTTTCTTTGATTGGTTATTGTGAAGAGAACTGTGAAATGATCCTTGTATATGACTACATGGCTCACGGTACCCTTCGTGAGCATCTATATAAGACTCAGAAGCCTCCTTTACTGTGGAAGCAGAGGCTTGAGATTTGCATTGGTGCTGCTCGTGGGTTGCACTATCTTCATACTGGTGCCAAGCATACTATTATCCACCGTGATGTAAAGACCACTAATATCCTCTTGGATGAGAAGTGGGTGGCAAAGGTTTCTGATTTCGGGTTGTCTAAAACAGGTCCTACATTGGATCACACCCATGTCAGTACCGTGGTGAAGGGCAGTTTTGGATATCTTGATCCAGAATACTTCAGAAGGCAGCAACTCACAGACAAATCTGACGTCTACTCATTTGGTGTAGTGCTGTTTGAGATATTGTGTGCTCGGCCAGCACTGAACCCAACTCTTCCAAAGGAGCAAGTGAGCTTAGCAGAGTGGGCTTTCCATTGCTACAAGAAGGGCACGTTTGACCAGATAATCGACCCATATCTGAAAGGGAAGCTTGCACCAgaatgcttgaagaaatttacaGAGACAGCAGTGAAGTGTGTGTCTGATGTTGGTGTAGACAGGCCGTCGATGGGAGATGTGCTTTGGAACCTTGAATTTGCTCTGCAACTTCAGGAGAGTGCAGAGGAGTGTGGCGGCAAAGGTTTTGGAAAAATGGACATTGAAGAAGGCGGCTTTGATGATGTCACATGCAAAGGAAAGGATGCATCCCCAGGTGGTTATGATGCCAGCATGACTGATTCAAGAAGCACTGGGATATCCATGAGCATTGGCGGACGCAGCCTTGCTAGTGAAGACTCGGACGGTCTAACACCTAGTGCTGTTTTCTCCCAAATCATGAATCCAAAAGGACGTTAA